Genomic segment of Nostoc sp. TCL240-02:
TAACGGATATATTCCCCACTGGGTATATGGCTGCTGAGAACTGCAACATTCAACCCGGTGATATTGTCGCTGTTTGGGGTTGTGGCCCAGTCGGACAATTTACTATTCAAAGTGCATATCTTCTTGGTGCAGAACGTGTGATTGCCATTGACCGCGTTCCCGAACGCCTAGAAATGGCTAAAGAATACGGTAAAGCTGAAATCCTTAACTACGAAGAAGTGGATGTTGGCGAAGCACTCAATGAAATGACTGGGGGTCGTGGCCCTGATGCTTGCATTGATGCAGTGGGAATGGAAGCACACGGTACAGATTTCATGGCGTTATACGACCAAGTAAAGCAAGCAGTACGTCTAGAAACAGACCGTCCAACGGCATTACGACAAGTAATTGTGTCTTGTCGTAAGGGTGGTCATGTATCAATTCCAGGGGTTTATGGTGGCTTTGTAGATAAAGTGCCGTTGGGTGCTGCCATGAATAAGGGTCTAACTTTAAAAATGGGACAAACCCATGTCCATAAGTATTTACGACCCTTGCTAGAACACGTTCAAAATGGTGAAATCGATCCAACCTTTGTCATCACCCACCGATTACCTCTAGAACAAGCGCCCCACGGCTACGAAATTTTTAAAGACAAGAAAGATAACTGCATCAAAGTTGTACTCAAACCTTAAGGTAATTATGAGCGACACCAGCGTTAAAAAAATAGATTCTACCCATTCCCCTAAAGGTAAACTCGGTCATAAGTATCTTGCTTCTGGTAAATCTCTTTCGATGCGTCTTTGGAAAGACGAACAACCAAGCGAAGACAAAGAACCAAGTTCGCGCGACTATGAAACAGTTGGTTATGTAATTAATGGTCGGGCCGAATTGCACATTGAAGGACAAATGATTTTGCTAGAGCCGGGGAGTTCTCTAGCCACACATATAAAATCCTAGAACCATTCACAGCCGTTGAAGCAACCAGTCCACCGGCTCAAGTTCACGGACGGGATGAGAATTAAACCATAAGAGAACAAGTTACAAGCTGTTCTAATTATATGTAATGTAGGGGCGCACAGTTAGCTGTGCGCCCGTAACGTGTATTTCTAATTTCTCAATAACACCTCATGTAGTGCTGAATATGCGTTATCATGCTTCGTCAGCACTTCCGATCGCATTAATCACCGCCTCTAGCGCGATCGCTATATGAGTCCAATGAGTTCCCCCCTGGCAATAAACCACATAAGGTTCACGCAAAGGCCCATCTGCTGATAATTCCAAAGTACTCCCTTCAATAAATGTCCCCCCAGCCATCACTACCTTGCTTTCATACCCCGGCATTTCATCTGGAATAGGATCTAAGTAAGAACCGATGGGAGAATGCTGTTGTATCGCTTTACAGAAAGCAATTAGCTTTTCGGCAGAACCAAGTTTAATCGCCTGAATCACATCACCACGAGGAGCGAGGGGTGCGGGATTGACTGGATAACCGAGTTTATCAAATACATAACCAGTCAGATAAGTCCCTTTCATCGCCTCTCCGACCATTTGTGGTGCTAGAAATAAGCCTTGGAATAACAAACGATTTTGGTCAAAAGTAGCACCGCCATAACTACCGATACCAGGAGCAGTGAGGCGACAGGCAGATGCTTCCACTAAGTCGGCGCGACCAGCGACATAACCGCCAGCGCTGACAATGGTGCCACCAGGATTTTTAATCAGTGACCCCGCCATTAAATCAGCACCTACGGCTGTAGGTTCCTTTGTTTCAATAAATTCGCCGTAGCAGTTATCCACAAAGCAAACAGTGTTCGGATTCTGCTGTTTGACTAAATGGACGATTTTTTCAATATCGGCAATTGATAAACTAGGCCGCCAAGAATAGCCACAAGAACGCTGAATTAACACTAAACGAGTGTTTTCAGCCACATTAGTACTTAAAGCTTGCCAATCTATAGTTCCTTCGGGTGTTAGCTCCAATTGGCGGTAATTTATGCCAAACTCGATAAGGGAGCCTTGACCTTTACCTCGTAAACCAATGACTTCTTCAAGCGTATCGTAGGGAGAACCGACCACTGCTAACATCTCATCTCCCGGACGGAGAACACCAAACAAAGCACAGGCAATCGCATGAGTTCCCGAAACAAACTGCACCCGCACGGCCGCAGCTTCAGCACCCATAACTTCGGCAAAAACTTTATCTAAAGTTTCTCGTCCTAAATCATCGTGACCATAACCACTTACACCAGCAAAGTGGTGTGCGCCCACACGGTGATTACGAAAAGCATCCAGCACTCGTTTTAGATTATGCTTGACCTGAGTGTCAATTCCAGAAAAAATTTCTAATAGTGCCTGTTCTGCTTGCCGCAGCTGTTCTAAGCTGTTCATCAGTTCCTCGTTCAAAAAAAATTAAATTATAGATATGCGGATTTTAAGATCGCACATACTAGGCTGGAAAATTCAAATTCAGGTTACTGCATGACAATTGCTACTTCAACCAAACCTCAAATTAACTGGGTTAATACCCTGTTTTTCATTGGACTGCACATCGGCGCTTTATTTGCCTTTGTTCCTGGTAACTTTAGCTGGACGGCAGTTGGTGTGGGTTTATTGCTGTACTGGGTAACTGGTGGTTTAGGAGTTACTCTCGGATTTCACCGTCTTGTTACTCACCGCAGTTTTCAAACTCCTAAGTGGCTAGAGTATCTCCTGGTTTTCTTCGGGACACTCTCCTGTCAAGGAGGCCCAATTGAGTGGATCGGGACACATCGCATTCATCATTTAAACTCTGATACTGATAGTGATCCCCATGATTCTAATAAAGGCTTCTGGTGGAGCCACATGGGTTGGCTGACTCATTATTGTCCAGCTCACGCTGATGTTCCTCGTTTCACCAAAGATATTGCCGAAGACCCAGTTTATCAGTTTTTAGAAAAATATTTCATTTTGATTCAGGTTGCTCTAGGTGTATTACTTTTGCTCCTAGGTGGCTGGCCTTTCGTTATCTGGGGAATTTTTGTTCGCATTGTCTGGGTTTACCACTGCACTTGGTTGGTGAACAGCGCTACTCATAAGTTTGGCTATCAGAGCTATGATTCTGGTGATAAATCGACTAATTGCTGGTGGGTAGCCGTACTAGTTTTCGGTGAAGGCTGGCATAATAACCATCATGCTTTTCAATACTCAGCTCGTCATGGGTTGGAATGGTGGGAAATCGATTTAACCTGGATGACAGTTCAATTGCTACAAGCAGTTGGTCTGGCCACCAATGTGAAGTTGGCCCCAACAAAAGTTAGTTAGGGGTTAGGAGTTAGGAGTTAGGATTTATACCTTTCTAAACTCATCACTTCTAACTCCTGACTTTTCAAAAAGCTATTTACGGGTGCGCTTGTGTCGGTTAGATTGCTATAATCCGAAGCGCTAATATTAAGAATTTTTGCGGCAAGCCACTTTTTTAGTGACTTGGTGGAGGAGTTTGTTGTTTTTCAGGTGTCCATGACTACATCAATAATTAACAACCAGAAACTAAGTGATGAGCCTGGTAATTCCGGTCTCAAGCTCAAAGATATTGTCAAAACCCTGCCACGGGAATGTTTTCAGCAGAACCGTCGCAAAGCTTGGACACAAGTACTGCTAAGTCTATTGGCAGTTGCTTTGGGCTATTACAGCCTGATCATTACTCCCTGGTTTCTTTTGCCCCTAGCCTGGATTTTTACGGGCACTGCTTTAACAGGTTTTTTTGTAATTGGCCATGATTGTGGACACAGGTCTTTTGCCAAACGTCGTTGGGTAAATGATTTGGTAGGGCATTTCTTTATGATGCCGTTAATTTATCCCTTTCACAGTTGGCGCATTAAGCATAATTATCACCATACTCATACCAATAAACTGGATGAGGACAACGCTTGGCATCCAATCAGACCAGAAGTGTTTGAAAATTGGGATACAACTCGGCAGTCTGCTTTTGAACTGTTCATGCGTAAACGCCTTTGGTGGGTAGGTTCCATTGGACATTGGGCAGTTGTGCATTTTGATTGGCGGAACTTCAAAACTAAAGATCAATCCAGCATCAAGCTTTCTGTGGCTGTAGTGGTTGTGTTTGCTGCGATCGCTTTCCCGTTTCTGGTCGCCACAACTGGTATCTGGGGATTTGTCAAGTTCTGGCTAGTACCCTGGATGATTTACCATTTTTGGATGAGTACTTTTACTATTGTTCACCATACTGCCGCAGACGTTCCTTTTGCGACATCGGACAAGTGGAATGAAGCTCTAGCACAGTTATCTGGCACTATTCATTGTGATTATCCGCGTTGGGTAGAAATCCTGTGCCACGATATCAATGTTCATGTTCCTCATCATCTTTCCACTGCTATTCCTTCTTATAATTTGCGGCTAGCTTACAGCAGCATCAAAGAAAATTGGGAGCCTTATCTCCATGATGAGTGTCAGTTCTCTTGGTCTTTAATGAAACAGATTACAGACCAGTGTCAACTATATACAACTGATGTTGGCTATAAGACTTTTAACGAACATTATACAGAGCAATAAATAGCGCTGTGACTACACTTACGCTCTTGAACCAACGAGAGCGTTTATCATGCTGAGTTTAAATAGAATCTGTCAATTTTTTACTGACTAAAATTGTTAGGTAAGTTGCCAGAAATTATCCTCTTGTGTGTTAGCGATCGCCAGTATCGTGGGCATTCTAATCAAAGTTCTAATTTATATCCAATCAAAAGAATCCAGTGCCATCAAATATCATCACGTTCAACAATCCTCTTGACTCTGAAAAGTCTGAGGATACGACTAAATTACCTTTCACACTTGGGGATTTAAAAGCTGCAATTCCTGCTGAATGCTTTCAGCCCAATGTGAAAAGATCACTTTTTTACTTCTTTCGTGACATCCTGATTATCGGTCTGCTTTATGCAGTTGCTTCTTACCTGGATTCTTGGGTTTTCTTTCCGATTTTCTGGCTAATGCAAGGAACGATGTTTTGGGCTTTGTTTGTAGTCGGTCATGACTGCGGACACCAATCTTTTTCTAAGCATAAATGGCTCAATGATTTGATTGGACATCTTTCTCACACACCAATACTTGTTCCTTATCATGGTTGGCGGATTAGCCACAGAACCCATCACAAAAATACTGGTAATATCGATAACGATGAAAGCTGGTATCCAGTAAGCGAATCACAATATAAGGAGATGCCCATAGCACAAAAAATAGGCAGATATTATGTTTTTCTATTGGCTTATCCTGTGTATTTGTTTAAGCGTTCTCCTAATAAAGAAGG
This window contains:
- a CDS encoding zinc-dependent alcohol dehydrogenase — its product is MKAVCWYGVNDVRVETVPDPKILNPRDAIIKITSTAICGSDLHLYNGYIPTMEKGDILGHEFMGEVVELGGAVKNVNIGDRVVVPFTISCGNCFFCNRDLSSLCDNSNPNAWMVEKQMGHSPSGLFGYSHLFGGYAGGQAEYARVPFADVGLFKIPDGLTDEQVLFLTDIFPTGYMAAENCNIQPGDIVAVWGCGPVGQFTIQSAYLLGAERVIAIDRVPERLEMAKEYGKAEILNYEEVDVGEALNEMTGGRGPDACIDAVGMEAHGTDFMALYDQVKQAVRLETDRPTALRQVIVSCRKGGHVSIPGVYGGFVDKVPLGAAMNKGLTLKMGQTHVHKYLRPLLEHVQNGEIDPTFVITHRLPLEQAPHGYEIFKDKKDNCIKVVLKP
- a CDS encoding methionine gamma-lyase family protein, whose amino-acid sequence is MNSLEQLRQAEQALLEIFSGIDTQVKHNLKRVLDAFRNHRVGAHHFAGVSGYGHDDLGRETLDKVFAEVMGAEAAAVRVQFVSGTHAIACALFGVLRPGDEMLAVVGSPYDTLEEVIGLRGKGQGSLIEFGINYRQLELTPEGTIDWQALSTNVAENTRLVLIQRSCGYSWRPSLSIADIEKIVHLVKQQNPNTVCFVDNCYGEFIETKEPTAVGADLMAGSLIKNPGGTIVSAGGYVAGRADLVEASACRLTAPGIGSYGGATFDQNRLLFQGLFLAPQMVGEAMKGTYLTGYVFDKLGYPVNPAPLAPRGDVIQAIKLGSAEKLIAFCKAIQQHSPIGSYLDPIPDEMPGYESKVVMAGGTFIEGSTLELSADGPLREPYVVYCQGGTHWTHIAIALEAVINAIGSADEA
- a CDS encoding acyl-CoA desaturase, with amino-acid sequence MTIATSTKPQINWVNTLFFIGLHIGALFAFVPGNFSWTAVGVGLLLYWVTGGLGVTLGFHRLVTHRSFQTPKWLEYLLVFFGTLSCQGGPIEWIGTHRIHHLNSDTDSDPHDSNKGFWWSHMGWLTHYCPAHADVPRFTKDIAEDPVYQFLEKYFILIQVALGVLLLLLGGWPFVIWGIFVRIVWVYHCTWLVNSATHKFGYQSYDSGDKSTNCWWVAVLVFGEGWHNNHHAFQYSARHGLEWWEIDLTWMTVQLLQAVGLATNVKLAPTKVS
- a CDS encoding fatty acid desaturase gives rise to the protein MTTSIINNQKLSDEPGNSGLKLKDIVKTLPRECFQQNRRKAWTQVLLSLLAVALGYYSLIITPWFLLPLAWIFTGTALTGFFVIGHDCGHRSFAKRRWVNDLVGHFFMMPLIYPFHSWRIKHNYHHTHTNKLDEDNAWHPIRPEVFENWDTTRQSAFELFMRKRLWWVGSIGHWAVVHFDWRNFKTKDQSSIKLSVAVVVVFAAIAFPFLVATTGIWGFVKFWLVPWMIYHFWMSTFTIVHHTAADVPFATSDKWNEALAQLSGTIHCDYPRWVEILCHDINVHVPHHLSTAIPSYNLRLAYSSIKENWEPYLHDECQFSWSLMKQITDQCQLYTTDVGYKTFNEHYTEQ
- a CDS encoding fatty acid desaturase; the protein is MPSNIITFNNPLDSEKSEDTTKLPFTLGDLKAAIPAECFQPNVKRSLFYFFRDILIIGLLYAVASYLDSWVFFPIFWLMQGTMFWALFVVGHDCGHQSFSKHKWLNDLIGHLSHTPILVPYHGWRISHRTHHKNTGNIDNDESWYPVSESQYKEMPIAQKIGRYYVFLLAYPVYLFKRSPNKEGSHFLPGSSLFKPSEKWDVITSTVLLIGMIGLLGFLTYQWGWMWLLKYYAVPYLVFIVWLDLVTFLHHTEPELPWYRGEDWTFLKGAISSIDRDYGLVNHIHHDIGTHVAHHIFLNIPHYNLLKATEAIKPVMGEYFHKSEEPIWKSLWNSCISCHFVPDTGSKVYYTSNNKLVKD